A DNA window from Caulobacter mirabilis contains the following coding sequences:
- the metX gene encoding homoserine O-acetyltransferase MetX — protein MAAPETIAQDGGTWTFPASQPLVLDSGARIEGLELAWRSYGTLNADKTNAVLVCHALTLDQYVAGEHPTTGKPGWWTRMIGPGKPIDPAKHFIVCANVVGGCMGSTGPASINPATGKAWGLAFPVITIRDMVRAQAMLVDALGVDTLLAVVGGSMGGMQVLQWAASYPERLFSAVVVASAARHSAQNIAFHEVGRQAVMGDPDWRGGDYALHGARPEKGLAVARMAAHITYLSEAALQRKFGRELQRDGLSWGFDADFQVESYLRYQGASFVDRFDANSYLYITRAMDYFDLAAEHGGVLAEAFRKARDVRFCVMSFTSDWLYPTSESRHIVRALNAAGARASFVEIESDKGHDAFLLDEPVMEAALAGFLDGVERARGLK, from the coding sequence ATGGCGGCGCCTGAAACCATCGCACAGGACGGCGGAACCTGGACCTTCCCGGCCAGTCAGCCGCTGGTGCTCGACTCCGGCGCTCGAATCGAGGGGCTGGAGCTCGCCTGGCGCAGCTATGGAACGCTGAACGCCGACAAGACCAACGCCGTCTTGGTCTGCCACGCCCTGACGTTGGATCAGTACGTCGCGGGCGAACATCCGACGACCGGCAAGCCCGGCTGGTGGACGCGCATGATCGGCCCCGGCAAGCCGATCGACCCGGCCAAGCACTTCATCGTCTGCGCCAATGTCGTCGGCGGCTGCATGGGCAGCACGGGGCCGGCCTCGATCAACCCGGCGACCGGCAAGGCCTGGGGGCTGGCGTTTCCGGTCATCACGATCCGCGACATGGTCCGCGCCCAGGCGATGCTGGTCGACGCGCTGGGCGTCGACACCCTGTTGGCCGTCGTCGGCGGTTCGATGGGCGGCATGCAGGTGCTGCAATGGGCCGCGAGCTATCCCGAGCGGCTGTTCAGCGCCGTGGTCGTCGCCTCGGCGGCGCGGCATTCCGCCCAGAACATCGCCTTCCACGAGGTCGGCCGGCAGGCGGTCATGGGCGATCCCGACTGGCGCGGCGGCGACTACGCCCTGCACGGCGCGCGCCCCGAGAAGGGCCTCGCCGTGGCCCGGATGGCCGCGCACATCACCTACCTGTCCGAGGCCGCCCTGCAGCGGAAGTTCGGCCGCGAGCTGCAGCGCGACGGCCTGAGCTGGGGCTTCGACGCGGATTTCCAGGTCGAGAGCTACCTGCGCTACCAGGGCGCCAGCTTCGTCGACCGCTTCGACGCCAACAGCTACCTCTACATCACCCGGGCGATGGACTATTTCGACTTGGCCGCCGAGCACGGCGGGGTGCTGGCCGAGGCGTTCAGGAAGGCGCGGGACGTGCGGTTCTGCGTGATGTCCTTCACCTCCGACTGGCTGTACCCGACCAGCGAGAGCCGCCACATCGTGCGGGCGCTGAACGCCGCCGGCGCCCGGGCCAGCTTCGTCGAGATCGAGAGCGACAAGGGCCACGACGCCTTCCTGCTCGACGAGCCGGTGATGGAGGCCGCCCTGGCCGGGTTCCTGGACGGGGTCGAGCGGGCGAGGGGGCTCAAGTGA
- the ggt gene encoding gamma-glutamyltransferase: MRLTGLFLALFLAGCAQVPSAPSAPRQATAEAAHPIMVAAANPHAVDAGLRVLKEGGTAADAAVAVQAVLSLVEPQSSGVGGGAFMVYYDAASRKVTAYDGRETAPSGASPDMFLGQDGKPLPFREAVLSGRATGVPGAVAMLALAQKEHGRRPWSTLFSDAERLADDGFAVSPRLAAYIQSPRVVQNGVPDAARYFSRPDGTKLVAGDRLVNKAYAETVRILARDGAQALYEGPLAEAIADRVRQAPLPGSLTTKDIAAYRPLKHDALCRPFRVYQVCVPPPPSSGVALLQGLMLLERTDIADRAATDPVAWVKLAEAERLLYADRDRYVGDPKFVDVPVKGLLDPAYVAGRAKLIGDRVGPEPEAGTPPGAPARRKDRTLEPAGTSHFTIVDRWGNAVSMTTTVENVFGTGRMVGGFFLNNQLTDFSFSPNDPDGAPAANAVAPGKRPRSSMAPVIVLDREGRLVAALGSPGGNAILSYNLKAMVGIFDWEMPVQAAFDLPNLVAKGGWFSSEPDRYPPGVVEGLKGLGLTFNSTAGENSGLHGFVVRPGGVLEGAADSRREGQARSE, from the coding sequence ATGCGTCTGACCGGTCTGTTCCTCGCCCTGTTTCTGGCCGGCTGCGCCCAGGTTCCGTCCGCACCCTCCGCGCCGCGCCAGGCGACGGCCGAGGCGGCCCATCCGATCATGGTCGCCGCCGCCAATCCCCACGCGGTCGATGCGGGTCTGCGGGTGCTGAAGGAGGGCGGCACGGCCGCGGACGCCGCGGTGGCGGTCCAGGCCGTGCTCAGTCTGGTCGAGCCGCAGAGCTCCGGCGTCGGGGGCGGGGCCTTCATGGTCTACTACGACGCCGCCAGCCGGAAGGTGACCGCCTACGACGGCCGCGAGACCGCGCCGTCCGGGGCTTCGCCGGACATGTTCCTGGGCCAGGACGGCAAGCCGCTGCCCTTCCGCGAGGCGGTCCTGAGCGGTCGGGCCACCGGCGTGCCGGGCGCGGTGGCCATGCTGGCGCTGGCCCAGAAGGAGCATGGCCGGCGGCCCTGGTCGACGCTGTTCAGCGACGCCGAGCGGCTGGCCGACGACGGCTTCGCGGTCAGTCCGCGCCTGGCCGCCTACATCCAGTCTCCGCGGGTGGTGCAGAACGGCGTGCCGGACGCCGCCCGCTATTTCTCCAGGCCCGACGGGACCAAGCTGGTCGCCGGCGACCGGCTGGTGAACAAGGCTTACGCCGAGACCGTCCGCATCCTGGCCCGCGACGGCGCGCAGGCGCTGTATGAAGGACCCCTGGCCGAGGCCATCGCCGACCGCGTGCGACAGGCGCCGCTGCCGGGCAGTCTGACGACCAAGGACATCGCCGCCTATCGCCCGCTGAAGCATGACGCCCTTTGCCGGCCGTTCCGGGTCTATCAGGTCTGCGTCCCGCCGCCGCCCTCCAGCGGCGTGGCCCTGCTGCAGGGGCTGATGCTGCTGGAGCGCACCGACATCGCCGACCGCGCCGCGACCGACCCCGTCGCCTGGGTCAAGCTGGCCGAGGCCGAGCGGCTGCTCTACGCCGACCGCGACCGCTATGTCGGGGATCCGAAGTTCGTCGACGTGCCGGTGAAGGGCCTGCTGGACCCGGCCTATGTCGCTGGACGCGCGAAGCTGATCGGCGACCGCGTCGGGCCCGAGCCGGAAGCCGGAACGCCTCCCGGCGCGCCGGCGCGCCGCAAGGACCGCACCCTGGAGCCGGCCGGCACCAGCCACTTCACCATCGTCGACCGCTGGGGCAACGCCGTGTCGATGACCACCACGGTCGAGAACGTGTTCGGCACCGGCCGGATGGTCGGCGGCTTCTTCCTGAACAACCAGCTGACCGACTTCAGCTTCAGTCCCAACGATCCGGACGGCGCGCCGGCCGCCAACGCCGTGGCGCCGGGCAAGCGGCCGCGCTCGTCGATGGCCCCGGTGATCGTGCTGGACCGCGAGGGGCGGCTGGTGGCGGCCCTGGGGTCGCCGGGAGGCAACGCCATCCTGTCCTACAATCTCAAGGCCATGGTCGGAATCTTCGACTGGGAGATGCCCGTCCAGGCCGCGTTCGACCTGCCCAACCTGGTGGCCAAGGGCGGCTGGTTCTCCAGCGAGCCGGACCGCTACCCGCCGGGCGTGGTCGAGGGGCTGAAGGGGCTGGGCCTGACCTTCAACAGCACCGCTGGCGAGAACAGCGGCCTGCACGGCTTCGTGGTGCGGCCGGGGGGCGTGCTGGAAGGCGCGGCCGACAGCCGTCGGGAGGGGCAGGCGCGGAGCGAGTAG
- a CDS encoding phospholipase D-like domain-containing protein yields MQGRILREGVTAWRTSRADALSFLVDGADYFGAVKAAILNARRSVWLLAWTFDALTRMQPDRIQRSGDPRTADRLGLLLRRIAALNPALDVRVLCWNMPLPISASQGFAVQRAAAFFMGSQVKYRLDSSLPMSACHHQKVLVIDGRLAFVSGGDLSTDRWDTCEHDDADPRRMLPNLNRYPARHDVATMMEGPIARDCAQLFVDRWERSGGGRLDLLEPDYSEDSPWPRGVLPDMLGQTVGLALTQPKWKDAPGAEEGLRLHLAAILAARRLIYIENQYLAAPTIVEALCRRLVEPDGPEIIAIGPDRSPSFFDQMTMDSARSAAIDKLEKADLYSRFRAYSARTRADKPIIVHSKVTIVDDVFLRIGSANLNNRSGGLDTECDMAVEAEPGDAGADTRETIATFRNLLIGHYVDRNLLEVEAALAQSDSVADAIALLDHTPPRLRPVDYRKLGPIERFVSGWGLGDPTAPSDAWRPWVRKNRLRDQLRLIDETAKLLGAPAPSPGADGPTPSARGGRKATQRT; encoded by the coding sequence ATGCAGGGACGGATCCTTCGCGAAGGCGTGACGGCCTGGCGAACCAGCCGGGCGGACGCCTTGTCGTTCCTGGTGGACGGCGCCGACTACTTCGGCGCGGTGAAGGCCGCCATCCTGAACGCGCGCCGTTCGGTCTGGCTGCTGGCCTGGACCTTCGACGCCCTGACCCGGATGCAGCCGGACCGCATTCAGCGCAGCGGCGACCCCCGCACGGCGGATCGGCTGGGACTGCTGCTGCGCCGGATCGCGGCCCTGAACCCCGCGTTGGACGTGCGGGTGCTGTGCTGGAACATGCCGCTGCCGATCTCCGCTTCCCAGGGGTTCGCCGTACAGCGCGCCGCGGCCTTCTTCATGGGATCGCAGGTCAAGTACCGCCTCGACTCCAGCCTGCCGATGAGCGCCTGCCATCACCAGAAGGTGCTGGTCATCGACGGCCGGCTGGCCTTCGTCAGCGGCGGCGACCTGAGCACCGACCGCTGGGACACTTGCGAGCATGACGACGCCGACCCGCGTCGCATGCTGCCGAACCTGAACCGCTATCCGGCCCGCCACGACGTGGCGACCATGATGGAAGGCCCCATCGCCCGCGACTGCGCGCAGCTGTTCGTCGACCGCTGGGAGCGGTCGGGCGGCGGTCGCCTGGACCTGCTTGAACCCGACTATTCCGAGGACTCGCCCTGGCCGCGCGGGGTTCTGCCCGACATGCTCGGCCAGACGGTGGGCTTGGCGCTCACCCAGCCGAAATGGAAGGACGCTCCGGGCGCCGAGGAGGGACTTCGCCTGCATCTGGCGGCCATCCTGGCGGCCCGCAGGCTGATCTACATCGAGAACCAGTACCTGGCCGCCCCGACGATCGTGGAAGCCCTATGCCGGCGGCTCGTCGAGCCGGACGGACCGGAGATCATCGCCATCGGTCCGGACCGCAGCCCCAGCTTCTTCGACCAGATGACCATGGACAGCGCCCGGTCGGCGGCGATCGACAAGCTGGAGAAGGCGGATCTCTACAGCCGGTTCCGCGCCTACAGCGCCCGCACGCGCGCCGACAAGCCGATCATCGTCCATTCTAAGGTGACCATCGTCGACGACGTCTTCCTGCGCATCGGATCGGCCAATCTGAACAATCGCTCGGGCGGGCTGGACACCGAGTGCGACATGGCCGTCGAGGCCGAACCCGGCGACGCCGGCGCCGACACGCGGGAGACGATCGCGACCTTCCGCAATCTGCTGATCGGCCACTATGTCGACCGCAACCTGCTCGAGGTGGAGGCGGCCCTGGCCCAATCCGACTCCGTGGCCGACGCCATCGCCCTGCTCGACCACACGCCGCCGCGGCTGCGGCCGGTCGACTACCGCAAGCTGGGGCCGATCGAGCGGTTCGTCAGCGGCTGGGGCCTGGGCGACCCGACCGCGCCCAGCGACGCCTGGCGGCCCTGGGTCCGCAAGAACCGCCTGCGGGACCAGCTTCGCCTGATCGACGAGACGGCTAAGCTCCTGGGAGCTCCAGCTCCATCACCAGGGGCAGATGGTCCGACGCCGTCCGCGCGCGGGGGTCGAAAGGCGACTCAACGGACGTGA
- a CDS encoding SixA phosphatase family protein, with amino-acid sequence MKRLILMRHGKTERSHPGGDVERRLTDRGRNDAGLMGRLLADEALAPDLALVSAATRTQQTWDELAPAFPKAESRVLKALYHAAADQILFEVEAVADEADTIMIVGHNPGLHELTLVLLRQGGAGSALMARAESRFPTATVAAFTFDEAGRPVYDGLFYAADHGGGGGE; translated from the coding sequence ATGAAACGACTGATCCTGATGCGGCACGGCAAGACCGAGCGCAGCCACCCCGGCGGCGACGTCGAACGTCGCCTGACCGACCGCGGCCGCAACGATGCGGGCCTGATGGGCCGCCTGCTGGCGGACGAGGCGCTGGCGCCGGATCTGGCGCTGGTCTCCGCCGCGACCCGCACCCAGCAGACCTGGGACGAACTCGCGCCGGCCTTTCCCAAGGCGGAAAGCCGCGTGCTGAAGGCGCTCTACCATGCGGCGGCGGATCAGATCCTGTTCGAGGTCGAGGCCGTCGCGGACGAGGCCGACACCATCATGATCGTCGGCCACAATCCGGGCCTGCACGAGCTGACGCTGGTCCTGCTGCGCCAGGGCGGCGCCGGCTCGGCGCTGATGGCCCGGGCGGAGAGCCGGTTCCCGACAGCGACCGTCGCCGCCTTCACCTTCGACGAGGCCGGGCGGCCGGTCTACGACGGGCTGTTCTACGCGGCCGACCATGGCGGAGGCGGCGGCGAATGA
- the metW gene encoding methionine biosynthesis protein MetW, producing the protein MNGETVREDFREILRLVRPGSRVLDVGCGGGELLELLTQEKQVDGRGVEISPQGVSACLARGLSVMQGDADRDLDQFPTGAFDYAILSQTLQATRNPREVLSELMRIADRAVVSFPNFGHWRVRWSLLSRGRMPETRSLPEPWWSTPNIHLCTLADFNALVADLGLRIEASAALAQGQPARPMDPSRMIENWRAEAALFLLSRRDGGDGVEPDPIQDDLFGG; encoded by the coding sequence GTGAACGGCGAGACGGTGCGCGAGGACTTCCGGGAGATCCTGCGGCTGGTGCGCCCCGGCTCACGGGTGCTGGACGTCGGCTGCGGCGGCGGCGAGCTGCTGGAGCTGCTGACCCAGGAGAAACAGGTCGACGGCCGCGGCGTCGAGATCAGTCCCCAGGGGGTCTCCGCCTGCCTGGCGCGTGGTCTGTCGGTCATGCAGGGGGACGCGGATCGCGACCTCGACCAGTTTCCGACCGGCGCCTTCGACTACGCCATCCTGTCCCAGACGTTGCAGGCCACCCGCAACCCGCGCGAGGTGCTGAGCGAGCTCATGCGGATCGCCGACCGCGCCGTGGTCAGCTTCCCGAACTTCGGCCATTGGCGGGTGCGCTGGTCGCTCCTGAGCCGCGGGCGGATGCCGGAGACGCGGTCGCTGCCCGAGCCCTGGTGGTCGACCCCCAACATCCACCTGTGCACGCTGGCGGACTTCAACGCCCTGGTGGCGGACCTGGGGCTGCGGATCGAGGCCAGCGCCGCCCTGGCGCAGGGCCAGCCGGCCCGGCCGATGGACCCGTCCCGGATGATCGAGAACTGGCGCGCGGAAGCGGCGCTGTTCCTGCTCAGCCGCCGCGACGGCGGCGACGGCGTGGAACCAGATCCGATCCAGGACGATCTCTTCGGCGGATGA
- a CDS encoding sensor histidine kinase, with amino-acid sequence MGMADVPPPSTETTAPAGRPSRRWLWPGGLSARLLILTILFVLGAGLFVVPPTLAAFEEQWLLDRIRAAELASTIAEADPARKVTAPVRQQLLANAGVVSVAVQTDGMRRLILAAPRDLRSPYLVDLRDQKPVSWLTAPFQTLFGGDDRMVRVIAEPRFRSGEFIDIVMPEQPLKDALWGYLVRLLAITLFVSILAGLAVYLTLNAFLVLPMQRITLAMERFRADPEDPAARVSPSGRRDEIGRAESELARMQADLLAALNSRARLAALGEAVAKINHDLRNMLTSAQIASDRLAAIGDPKVAQAMPRLERALDRAVTLATDVLAYGKTAEAAPQAQALPLLAALEAAAEDAGLSDNGVRLIARLEKTAQVNADPDQLHRILVNLLRNAREAMEGQDGRAGQVQASLTAEGALSVLRLADNGPGVPERALAHLFQPFSGSARRGGTGLGLAISRELAQAHGGDLALVKTGPEGSVFELSLPGVPEAPKPKRTRKKATEA; translated from the coding sequence ATGGGCATGGCCGACGTCCCGCCGCCATCGACGGAGACGACCGCACCGGCGGGCCGGCCCTCGCGGCGTTGGCTCTGGCCGGGCGGCCTGTCCGCGCGCCTGCTGATCCTGACCATCCTGTTCGTGCTCGGCGCGGGCCTGTTCGTCGTGCCGCCGACCCTGGCGGCCTTCGAGGAGCAGTGGCTGCTCGACCGCATCCGCGCCGCTGAACTGGCCTCGACCATCGCCGAGGCCGATCCTGCCCGGAAGGTCACCGCCCCGGTCCGCCAGCAGCTGCTGGCCAACGCCGGCGTGGTGTCGGTGGCGGTGCAGACCGACGGCATGCGCCGCCTGATCCTGGCCGCGCCGCGCGACCTGCGCTCGCCCTATCTCGTCGACCTGCGCGACCAGAAGCCGGTCAGCTGGCTGACCGCGCCGTTCCAGACCCTGTTCGGCGGCGACGACCGCATGGTCCGGGTCATCGCCGAGCCGCGGTTCCGCTCGGGCGAGTTCATCGACATCGTCATGCCCGAGCAGCCGCTCAAGGACGCGCTGTGGGGCTATCTGGTCCGGCTGCTGGCCATCACCCTGTTCGTCTCGATCCTGGCCGGCCTGGCGGTCTATCTGACGCTCAACGCCTTCCTCGTCCTGCCGATGCAGCGCATCACCCTGGCCATGGAGCGGTTCCGAGCCGACCCGGAGGATCCGGCGGCGCGGGTGAGCCCCTCCGGCCGCCGTGACGAGATCGGCCGCGCCGAGTCCGAGCTGGCCCGCATGCAGGCCGACCTGCTGGCCGCCCTCAACTCCCGCGCCCGGCTGGCGGCGCTCGGCGAGGCGGTGGCCAAGATCAACCACGACCTGCGCAACATGCTGACCAGCGCCCAGATCGCCTCCGACCGCCTGGCGGCCATCGGCGATCCCAAGGTGGCCCAGGCCATGCCGCGCCTGGAACGGGCGCTGGACCGCGCCGTCACCCTGGCCACCGACGTGCTGGCCTACGGCAAGACCGCCGAGGCCGCGCCTCAGGCCCAGGCGCTGCCGCTGCTGGCGGCGCTGGAGGCCGCGGCCGAGGACGCCGGCCTCAGCGACAACGGCGTGCGGCTGATCGCGCGCCTCGAGAAGACCGCCCAGGTCAACGCCGACCCGGACCAACTGCACCGCATCCTGGTCAACCTGCTGCGCAACGCCCGCGAGGCGATGGAGGGGCAGGACGGCCGCGCGGGCCAGGTCCAGGCCTCGCTCACCGCCGAGGGCGCCCTGAGCGTCCTTAGGCTGGCCGACAACGGCCCCGGCGTGCCGGAACGGGCCCTGGCCCATCTGTTCCAGCCGTTCAGCGGCTCGGCCCGGCGCGGCGGCACGGGCCTGGGCCTGGCCATCTCGCGCGAACTGGCCCAGGCCCATGGCGGCGACCTGGCCCTGGTGAAGACCGGACCGGAAGGTTCGGTGTTCGAACTGAGCCTGCCTGGCGTCCCGGAAGCGCCCAAGCCGAAGCGGACGCGGAAGAAGGCGACCGAGGCGTAA
- a CDS encoding quinone-dependent dihydroorotate dehydrogenase has translation MSLHDLGARALRLLDAETAHRAAIAGLKAGLGPVDHGPEDPLLQTTVAGLDLPSPIGLAAGFDKNAEAPDAMLRAGFGFVECGTVTPLPQVGNPKPRLFRLDEDRAVINRMGFNNEGLDAFADRLAQRRRRGVVGANIGANKDATDRIGDYVAGLNRLWGSADYFTVNISSPNTPGLRALQTKAALEELLGRLAEARAALPNPAAAPVLLKVAPDLEDGEVETIVETVAAHGLQGIIVSNTTISRPDALRSANRSEAGGLSGPPLMALSTEMLRRFHAANDKGLALIGAGGIRTGADALAKIKAGAQAVQFYSAMVYEGPSMAVRVKRELAARLRAEGFAGVAEAVGVG, from the coding sequence GTGAGCCTGCACGACCTGGGCGCCCGCGCCCTTCGCCTCCTCGACGCCGAGACCGCTCACCGCGCCGCCATCGCCGGCCTGAAGGCCGGGCTGGGTCCCGTCGATCACGGTCCCGAGGATCCATTGCTGCAGACGACCGTCGCCGGTCTGGACCTGCCCTCGCCGATCGGTCTCGCCGCCGGCTTCGACAAGAACGCCGAGGCGCCGGACGCCATGCTGCGCGCCGGCTTCGGCTTCGTGGAATGCGGCACCGTCACGCCCCTGCCCCAGGTCGGCAACCCGAAACCGCGCCTCTTCCGGCTGGACGAGGACCGGGCGGTGATCAACCGCATGGGCTTCAACAACGAGGGCCTCGACGCCTTCGCCGATCGCCTTGCCCAACGCCGACGCCGCGGCGTGGTCGGGGCCAACATCGGGGCCAACAAGGACGCGACCGACCGGATCGGCGATTATGTGGCCGGACTGAACCGCCTCTGGGGCTCGGCCGACTATTTCACGGTCAACATCTCCTCGCCCAACACGCCGGGCCTGCGCGCGCTGCAGACCAAGGCCGCGCTGGAAGAGCTTCTGGGACGCCTGGCCGAAGCCCGCGCCGCCCTGCCGAATCCGGCGGCGGCGCCGGTGCTCCTGAAGGTCGCCCCCGACCTCGAGGACGGCGAGGTCGAGACCATCGTCGAGACGGTCGCCGCCCATGGCCTGCAGGGGATCATCGTCTCCAACACCACCATCTCGCGGCCCGACGCCCTGCGCTCTGCCAACAGGAGCGAGGCCGGCGGTCTGTCGGGTCCGCCGCTGATGGCCCTGTCGACCGAGATGCTGCGGCGTTTCCACGCGGCCAACGACAAAGGCCTGGCCCTGATCGGCGCGGGCGGAATCCGCACCGGCGCCGACGCCCTGGCCAAGATCAAGGCCGGCGCCCAGGCGGTGCAGTTCTACTCGGCCATGGTCTACGAAGGGCCGAGCATGGCCGTGCGGGTCAAGCGGGAGCTGGCGGCGCGGCTGCGGGCCGAGGGCTTCGCCGGCGTCGCCGAGGCCGTGGGCGTCGGGTGA
- a CDS encoding P1 family peptidase has protein sequence MDKFWDACQVVCMSKARPGSRNLITDVPGLRVGQAHDAAVRTGVTVLLPDDRAVCAVDVLGGGPGTRETDALNPENLVDAVDAVVLSGGSSYGLAAGDGAAAWLGARGRGFGLARGPGVPKSPVVPAAILYDLANGGAKDWGLEPPYRRLAIEAAETAGLDIALGTAGAGYGAQAGGLKGGLGSTSIVTADGYTVGAIAAVNSFGAVVGGDGRSFYAAPWEIDGEFGGLGSADLAIGPDDWGLSKINPAARENTTIACVATDAVLTPAQARRVTMMAQAGMARAVRPVFAPTDGDVVFALSTGLRPLGDLPELTVARLGALAADCLARAIARGVYEATALPGGVPAWRDHARR, from the coding sequence ATGGACAAGTTCTGGGACGCGTGTCAGGTCGTCTGCATGAGCAAGGCTCGTCCCGGTTCCCGCAACCTCATCACCGACGTCCCCGGCCTCAGGGTCGGGCAGGCCCATGACGCGGCGGTCCGCACGGGCGTGACCGTGCTGCTGCCGGACGATCGCGCGGTCTGCGCCGTCGATGTCCTGGGCGGCGGCCCCGGCACGCGCGAGACCGACGCGCTGAATCCCGAGAACCTGGTCGACGCCGTGGACGCGGTGGTTCTGTCCGGCGGCTCGTCCTACGGCCTGGCGGCCGGCGACGGCGCGGCGGCCTGGCTGGGCGCCCGGGGGCGCGGCTTCGGCCTGGCGCGCGGGCCGGGCGTTCCCAAGTCGCCCGTGGTGCCGGCGGCCATCCTCTACGACCTCGCCAACGGCGGGGCGAAGGACTGGGGTCTCGAGCCGCCCTATCGCCGCCTGGCGATCGAGGCGGCCGAGACCGCCGGCCTGGACATCGCCCTCGGCACGGCCGGCGCGGGCTACGGCGCCCAGGCGGGCGGGCTGAAGGGCGGGCTGGGCTCGACCTCGATCGTCACCGCCGACGGCTACACCGTGGGCGCGATCGCGGCGGTGAACAGTTTCGGCGCGGTGGTCGGCGGCGACGGACGCAGCTTCTACGCCGCGCCCTGGGAGATCGACGGCGAGTTCGGCGGCCTGGGCTCGGCGGACCTCGCCATCGGCCCCGACGACTGGGGCCTGTCGAAGATCAATCCCGCCGCCCGCGAGAACACCACCATCGCCTGCGTCGCCACCGACGCGGTCCTGACGCCCGCCCAGGCCCGACGCGTCACGATGATGGCCCAGGCCGGCATGGCCCGCGCCGTCCGTCCCGTCTTCGCCCCCACCGACGGCGACGTCGTCTTCGCGCTGTCCACGGGACTGCGGCCCCTGGGCGACCTGCCCGAGCTGACCGTCGCCCGACTGGGCGCCCTGGCGGCGGACTGTCTGGCGCGCGCCATCGCGCGTGGGGTCTACGAGGCGACCGCCCTGCCCGGCGGCGTCCCCGCCTGGCGCGATCACGCTCGGCGCTAG
- a CDS encoding endonuclease/exonuclease/phosphatase family protein produces the protein MKIRLMTYNVHRCVGVDRKLDVERVAEVIAACEVDVVALQELDVGRARTRGVDQAHRLAELLRMRSHFHPAMKVEEERYGDAILTALPERLVKVGALPGLPRIRGLEPRGALWVAVDVGGAELQVINTHLGLVPKEQQLQAAALIGSEWMGAEAFKGPAVLLGDFNATPLSRTYRMLSSVLRDGQVGYVRPPTATFPSGFPFMRIDHVFLAGDLKVTSVESPFDPRARTASDHLPLVMELELPGA, from the coding sequence ATGAAGATCCGTCTCATGACCTACAACGTCCACCGCTGCGTGGGCGTGGACCGAAAACTCGACGTGGAGCGGGTGGCCGAGGTGATCGCCGCCTGCGAGGTCGACGTCGTCGCCCTGCAGGAGCTGGACGTCGGTCGCGCCCGCACGCGCGGCGTGGACCAGGCCCACCGTCTCGCCGAGCTTCTGCGCATGCGCTCGCACTTCCATCCGGCGATGAAGGTCGAGGAGGAACGCTACGGCGACGCCATCCTGACGGCCCTGCCGGAGCGGTTGGTGAAGGTCGGCGCGCTGCCGGGCCTGCCGCGTATACGGGGTCTCGAGCCGCGGGGCGCGCTGTGGGTCGCGGTCGATGTCGGCGGCGCCGAGCTGCAGGTCATCAACACGCACCTGGGCCTGGTGCCCAAGGAGCAGCAGCTGCAGGCCGCCGCCCTGATCGGCTCTGAATGGATGGGCGCGGAAGCGTTCAAGGGGCCGGCGGTGCTGCTCGGCGACTTCAACGCCACGCCGCTGTCGCGCACCTATCGCATGCTGAGCAGTGTCCTGCGGGATGGGCAGGTCGGCTACGTTCGGCCGCCAACGGCGACCTTCCCGTCTGGCTTTCCGTTCATGCGGATCGACCACGTCTTCCTGGCCGGGGACCTGAAGGTCACGTCCGTTGAGTCGCCTTTCGACCCCCGCGCGCGGACGGCGTCGGACCATCTGCCCCTGGTGATGGAGCTGGAGCTCCCAGGAGCTTAG
- a CDS encoding DUF952 domain-containing protein, with the protein MTRVYKLLGHTEWEAALAKGVFEGSAVDLADGFIHFSTAAQAQETGRRYFAGQTDLLIVGFDADALGEALKWEASRGGDLFPHLYAPLPTHLAVEARPVALDADGVPILGGLPA; encoded by the coding sequence ATGACCCGCGTCTACAAGCTGCTCGGCCACACCGAGTGGGAAGCGGCCCTGGCCAAGGGCGTCTTCGAAGGCTCCGCGGTCGATCTGGCCGACGGCTTCATCCACTTCTCCACCGCCGCGCAGGCGCAGGAAACCGGCCGCCGCTACTTCGCCGGCCAGACCGACCTGCTGATCGTAGGCTTCGACGCCGACGCGCTGGGCGAGGCCCTGAAGTGGGAGGCGTCGCGCGGCGGCGACCTGTTCCCGCACCTCTACGCCCCGTTGCCGACGCACCTCGCCGTCGAGGCCCGGCCCGTGGCGCTGGACGCCGACGGCGTTCCGATCCTGGGAGGTCTCCCCGCGTGA